One Clostridium sp. CM027 genomic window carries:
- a CDS encoding DegV family protein, with protein MRDFVIMTDSCCDLPKEYIYGNNIPFAMLPFSYNGREYLDDLGQSLSHKQFFDDLREGALPNTSQANSESFYKIFKSAVENGKDVIYIGVSSGLSGTYNSANIGKTAILEEFPNSCIYIVDVLTASLGQGLMVKKAVEMKNEGYTLQKIVCQIEENIQNLNTYITVQDLNFLKRGGRISNVAATLGLVLHIKPILTINQVGRVMPVLKVRGRKKSLTKLAEIVKEKIKNPETQTIAICHADCYDEAVRLKEEILAKVVVKEVIIHYIGPVVGRFSGPGALAVFFIGESRQHHVIDI; from the coding sequence ATGAGAGATTTTGTTATTATGACAGATTCTTGCTGTGATTTGCCCAAGGAATATATTTACGGTAATAATATCCCTTTTGCTATGTTGCCATTTAGTTACAATGGTAGAGAGTACCTAGATGATTTAGGACAAAGCCTAAGTCACAAACAATTTTTTGATGACCTTCGGGAGGGAGCATTACCTAATACCTCTCAAGCAAATTCTGAAAGCTTCTATAAAATTTTCAAATCAGCTGTAGAAAATGGTAAGGATGTAATTTATATTGGAGTGTCTTCAGGCCTTAGTGGCACCTATAACAGTGCTAATATTGGTAAAACTGCTATATTAGAAGAGTTCCCTAATTCGTGTATATATATTGTTGACGTGTTAACAGCATCACTGGGTCAAGGTCTTATGGTTAAAAAAGCCGTGGAAATGAAAAATGAAGGCTACACTTTGCAGAAGATTGTATGCCAAATAGAAGAAAACATACAAAATTTAAATACTTACATCACTGTGCAGGATTTGAACTTTTTAAAAAGAGGTGGAAGGATATCTAATGTAGCGGCTACCCTAGGGCTAGTACTACATATAAAGCCTATACTTACTATTAACCAGGTCGGACGTGTAATGCCAGTACTCAAGGTTCGAGGGCGTAAAAAATCTCTAACTAAGCTTGCAGAAATAGTGAAGGAGAAGATTAAAAATCCTGAAACTCAAACTATAGCTATCTGTCATGCAGATTGTTATGATGAAGCTGTAAGACTTAAAGAGGAAATACTCGCAAAGGTTGTGGTTAAAGAAGTAATTATTCATTATATCGGACCAGTAGTTGGAAGATTTAGTGGCCCAGGGGCTCTGGCAGTGTTTTTCATCGGTGAGAGCAGACAACATCACGTAATAGATATTTAA
- a CDS encoding small multi-drug export protein: protein MNWLNVLLLSAVPLMEQKGAIPLGINLYNMNPIVVFLLSFVGSLLPVPFVLICFNKIFELLGKYKLTSGIYNLIDKKISKNKSKFEKFEEIALITFIAIPLPTTGVWTGTAIAAFLKLDFKRSVMCAVVGSFLCGLIITGLSVAFPAFLKML from the coding sequence ATGAATTGGTTAAATGTATTATTGTTATCCGCAGTGCCTCTTATGGAGCAGAAAGGTGCTATACCTCTTGGAATAAATTTGTACAATATGAATCCAATAGTAGTATTCCTATTAAGTTTTGTTGGAAGTTTGCTTCCGGTTCCCTTTGTATTGATATGTTTTAATAAAATATTTGAATTGTTAGGTAAATATAAGTTAACTAGTGGTATATATAATCTAATTGATAAAAAAATAAGCAAGAACAAATCTAAATTTGAAAAGTTTGAAGAAATAGCGCTTATAACTTTTATAGCGATACCTCTTCCTACCACAGGCGTTTGGACAGGGACTGCGATAGCTGCTTTTTTAAAGTTGGATTTTAAAAGATCTGTCATGTGTGCTGTTGTAGGATCTTTTCTATGTGGACTTATTATTACAGGATTATCTGTAGCATTCCCAGCGTTTTTAAAGATGCTATAA
- a CDS encoding DUF6514 family protein, with amino-acid sequence MVVIENLLRKVTDGDVNHNYFYRLVKSQISVSMYGELTEIQAYGIEIERQDIVDGSVVGIQRDCVENISPQRHKVKNLLKMLYDNTVSPIHMIDILGDYIDEYTSDFDEILKNIATC; translated from the coding sequence ATGGTAGTTATAGAGAATTTATTAAGAAAAGTAACAGATGGTGATGTAAACCATAATTATTTTTATAGGTTAGTAAAAAGTCAAATTTCCGTTTCAATGTATGGTGAACTTACTGAAATACAAGCTTATGGTATTGAAATAGAAAGACAAGACATAGTTGATGGATCAGTGGTAGGTATACAAAGAGATTGCGTAGAAAACATAAGCCCACAAAGACATAAAGTTAAGAATCTTTTAAAAATGTTATATGACAATACGGTATCACCTATTCACATGATTGACATATTGGGTGATTATATTGATGAATATACTAGTGACTTTGATGAGATTTTAAAAAATATAGCTACTTGCTAA
- the acpS gene encoding holo-ACP synthase, producing MILGVGTDIVEIRRIKKAMESNEKFLEKIFTTVELEYLKSRNLRAEYVAGRFAAKEAVAKALGTGFRGFDFKDIEIDRTTLGKPVVSLKGKAKLIAKKEGEYNIHLSISHGEDSAVAYAIVEATKKIEEVCK from the coding sequence ATGATTCTTGGTGTCGGTACTGATATTGTTGAAATACGACGGATAAAAAAGGCTATGGAGAGCAATGAGAAGTTTTTAGAGAAGATCTTCACAACAGTTGAATTAGAATATCTTAAAAGCAGAAATTTAAGGGCAGAATATGTGGCCGGAAGGTTTGCTGCTAAAGAAGCAGTAGCAAAAGCTTTAGGGACAGGATTTAGAGGATTTGATTTTAAAGATATTGAAATTGACAGGACAACTCTTGGAAAGCCTGTAGTGAGCTTAAAAGGGAAGGCAAAGTTAATAGCTAAAAAAGAAGGAGAATACAATATTCACCTTAGTATATCTCATGGGGAAGACAGTGCTGTGGCTTATGCTATAGTGGAAGCTACAAAAAAGATTGAAGAAGTTTGTAAGTAG
- a CDS encoding germination lipoprotein GerS-related protein, protein MKRNSLLILSFLLILSSLLLTSCYKKPKDTNDITTFLKNMESYTTQMNMDVKNDKQTINYKARQTYLRGSGYKLELNKNRVFIFKADDKIYISDKNNGTKYVQSKDFDEVLKLSFIGEYIGLLYTNEKVEYDIKTINGIEYTVINLFIPGNNKNINKALLYVNTKSMLPARMVIYDINDKEKIEIKYKDFLPNVKIEQSELSVR, encoded by the coding sequence ATGAAAAGAAATTCACTATTAATTTTAAGCTTTTTGCTGATTTTAAGCTCGCTATTATTAACTTCATGCTATAAGAAACCAAAGGATACTAATGATATTACAACATTTTTAAAAAACATGGAAAGTTATACTACACAAATGAATATGGATGTAAAGAATGATAAACAGACAATTAATTATAAGGCAAGACAAACCTATTTAAGGGGAAGCGGATACAAGCTAGAGCTAAACAAAAACAGAGTATTTATTTTTAAAGCTGATGATAAAATTTATATTAGTGACAAAAACAATGGAACAAAGTATGTACAGAGCAAAGATTTTGATGAAGTCCTTAAATTAAGTTTTATCGGCGAATACATAGGATTATTATATACTAATGAGAAAGTAGAATATGATATCAAAACCATTAATGGTATTGAATACACAGTAATTAACTTATTTATCCCTGGTAATAATAAAAATATTAATAAGGCATTGCTCTATGTTAATACTAAAAGTATGTTGCCAGCTAGAATGGTTATTTATGATATCAATGATAAAGAAAAAATTGAGATAAAATATAAGGATTTTCTTCCTAACGTAAAAATTGAACAATCAGAGCTTTCAGTTCGGTAG
- the alr gene encoding alanine racemase, translating into MFKHLRPVWAEIDLDKLAHNMREIRRVARSENIIAVVKADAYGHGAVDVAPVLIKNGANRLAVAEQSEAVELRRSGIECPIMILGFTPPNLIDNLLKYDIEQTVFSYKFASKLSRMAQKKNKVARIHIAVDTGMGRIGYLPNEESAEEVYNISKLPNIIIEGLFCHFSTADEKDKTYTYDQVKKYDAFYEKLKEKKVYIKMRHIANSAAIIDLPETHYEAVRPGIIVYGYYPSGEVNKENISLKPVMTLKTNVVHIKTLPAGEYVSYGRKYKTEKESIIATLPIGYADGYTRLLFQKGKVILRGKFAPVIGKICMDQCMIDVTEIDGAKIGDEVILIGEDENNKFTADTVAELIGTINYEVICMIGKRVPRVYVSEGRVVKIKTYV; encoded by the coding sequence ATGTTTAAACACTTAAGACCCGTGTGGGCAGAGATTGATTTAGATAAGTTAGCTCATAATATGAGAGAAATTAGGCGGGTAGCTAGAAGTGAGAATATTATAGCGGTTGTGAAAGCAGATGCCTATGGGCATGGAGCTGTAGACGTAGCACCGGTACTCATTAAAAATGGTGCCAATAGATTAGCTGTAGCAGAGCAAAGTGAAGCGGTGGAACTTAGGCGGTCAGGTATAGAATGCCCAATAATGATTTTGGGGTTTACACCACCAAATTTAATTGATAATTTATTGAAATATGATATTGAACAAACAGTATTCTCTTATAAATTTGCAAGCAAGCTTTCGAGGATGGCTCAAAAGAAAAATAAGGTAGCTAGAATTCACATAGCGGTAGACACCGGTATGGGGAGGATAGGGTATCTACCAAATGAGGAAAGCGCTGAAGAGGTATATAATATCAGCAAGCTACCTAACATAATCATAGAAGGGTTATTTTGTCATTTTTCTACAGCGGATGAAAAAGATAAGACCTATACTTATGATCAAGTAAAAAAATACGACGCTTTTTATGAAAAGTTAAAAGAGAAAAAAGTGTACATAAAAATGAGGCATATTGCTAATAGTGCTGCTATTATAGATTTGCCAGAAACTCATTATGAGGCAGTGCGGCCAGGGATAATAGTATATGGCTATTATCCGTCAGGCGAGGTAAATAAGGAAAACATAAGTTTAAAACCTGTAATGACATTAAAAACAAATGTAGTGCACATAAAAACACTACCTGCTGGAGAATATGTGAGTTACGGAAGAAAGTATAAAACAGAGAAGGAAAGTATTATAGCTACACTTCCAATTGGATATGCTGATGGGTATACAAGGCTCTTATTTCAAAAGGGAAAGGTTATATTGAGGGGGAAATTCGCTCCAGTAATAGGTAAAATTTGTATGGATCAGTGCATGATTGATGTTACTGAAATTGATGGAGCCAAAATTGGCGATGAGGTAATATTAATAGGTGAGGATGAAAATAATAAATTTACAGCAGACACAGTAGCAGAATTAATAGGGACGATAAACTACGAAGTAATCTGCATGATTGGAAAAAGAGTTCCAAGAGTTTATGTTAGTGAAGGTAGAGTTGTAAAGATAAAAACATATGTATAA
- a CDS encoding CopG family ribbon-helix-helix protein, which yields MSTSKKLVINLSKKLYSEFNKILSKDCKKRSEFIREAIILYIEGKKNLKYIDEMKQGYLEMAELNLEMANMGFEIDIKDFKEYEVKLSESDLSNDNNSKKRRYILC from the coding sequence ATGTCAACTTCAAAGAAATTAGTAATAAACCTCTCAAAAAAACTTTACAGTGAATTTAATAAGATACTTTCGAAAGATTGTAAAAAAAGAAGTGAATTTATTCGGGAAGCTATAATACTATATATCGAGGGAAAGAAAAATCTTAAATATATAGATGAAATGAAACAAGGATATTTAGAAATGGCTGAGTTAAATTTAGAAATGGCTAATATGGGTTTTGAAATTGATATTAAAGATTTTAAAGAATACGAAGTTAAGCTTTCGGAGAGTGATTTGTCAAATGACAACAATAGTAAAAAGAGGAGATATATTTTATGCTGA
- a CDS encoding type II toxin-antitoxin system PemK/MazF family toxin, which yields MTTIVKRGDIFYADLSPVVGSEQGGIRPVIILQNDIGNKYSPTIIIAAITSQINKAKLPTHVEISSEEYGLNKDSVVLLEQIRTLDKKRLKEKIGHMTDGDMKKVDTALLISVGL from the coding sequence ATGACAACAATAGTAAAAAGAGGAGATATATTTTATGCTGATTTGAGCCCGGTTGTAGGCTCGGAACAAGGCGGGATTAGACCTGTAATTATACTTCAAAATGATATTGGTAACAAGTACAGTCCCACTATTATTATTGCAGCTATTACTTCCCAGATAAATAAGGCGAAACTCCCTACTCATGTTGAAATTTCTTCAGAAGAGTATGGATTAAATAAAGATTCTGTAGTTTTGCTAGAACAAATAAGAACATTAGATAAAAAAAGATTAAAAGAAAAAATTGGTCATATGACTGATGGAGATATGAAAAAAGTAGATACTGCGCTTTTAATTAGTGTAGGGTTATAA
- a CDS encoding transketolase — MEKTLEQLKAITKEVRKDIVTMVTKSASGHPGGSLSAVEIITTLYFNEMNAGPENKNDPDRDRFVLSKGHAAPALYSVLARKGYFDKSELMGLRKLGSMLQGHPNMNTIPGVDMSTGSLGQGISAAVGMALAGKLDKKGYRVYSLLGDGELAEGQVWEATMSAAHYKLDNLTAFVDHNRLQIDGKVSEVMGSDPVDAKFAAFGWNVISIDGHDLVQIKSAIEEAKKTKGKPTVIICETVKGKGVSFMENEASWHGSAPNKEQCQEAIDEIGGTV; from the coding sequence ATGGAGAAAACATTAGAACAATTAAAAGCAATTACTAAAGAAGTTAGGAAAGATATCGTAACTATGGTTACAAAGTCAGCGTCTGGGCACCCAGGTGGATCGTTATCTGCTGTGGAAATCATAACTACTTTATATTTTAATGAGATGAATGCGGGTCCAGAAAATAAGAATGATCCAGACAGAGATAGATTTGTACTTTCAAAGGGGCATGCGGCACCAGCGTTATATAGCGTGCTTGCTAGAAAAGGATACTTTGATAAAAGTGAATTAATGGGACTAAGAAAACTTGGATCAATGCTTCAAGGACATCCTAATATGAATACTATTCCAGGAGTAGATATGTCTACAGGTTCTTTAGGCCAAGGGATTTCTGCTGCAGTAGGAATGGCATTAGCTGGAAAACTAGATAAAAAAGGATACAGAGTGTATTCACTGCTTGGAGATGGTGAACTTGCAGAAGGTCAAGTTTGGGAAGCAACTATGTCAGCTGCACACTATAAGCTTGATAATCTAACCGCTTTTGTAGATCATAATAGACTACAAATAGATGGTAAGGTTTCGGAAGTTATGGGTTCTGATCCAGTAGATGCTAAATTTGCAGCTTTTGGATGGAACGTTATTTCTATCGATGGACATGATCTTGTACAAATTAAAAGTGCTATAGAAGAAGCTAAAAAAACAAAAGGAAAACCAACAGTTATAATTTGCGAAACTGTAAAGGGTAAAGGTGTATCCTTCATGGAAAATGAAGCTAGTTGGCACGGAAGCGCTCCAAATAAAGAACAATGCCAAGAAGCAATAGACGAAATTGGAGGTACTGTATAA
- a CDS encoding transketolase family protein, with the protein MGKVATREAYGKALAKLGLENENIVVLDADLSKSTKTADFKKVAPERFINMGIAEGNMMSVAAGLASCGKIPFASTFAIFAAGRAFEQIRNSICYPKLNVKICATHAGLTVGEDGASHQAIEDIALMRSIPNMVVISPSDDVETEAAIKAIIKYHGPCYVRLGRSGVCTVNDDPEYKFELGKAVTLRKGHDATIIATGIMVDAALEAYNILAEEGIKVRVLNIHTIKPIDEEAIIVAARETGLIVTAEEHSIIGGLGSAVAEVVTTNHPVPVMRVGVKDTFGESGKPEELLKAYGLTTDEIVKALKKGLSLK; encoded by the coding sequence ATGGGTAAAGTTGCAACAAGAGAAGCTTATGGTAAAGCCTTAGCCAAATTAGGATTAGAAAATGAAAATATAGTTGTTTTAGATGCGGATTTATCTAAATCCACTAAAACTGCAGACTTTAAAAAAGTGGCTCCAGAAAGATTTATTAATATGGGTATCGCCGAAGGAAATATGATGTCCGTAGCTGCAGGACTTGCTTCTTGTGGCAAAATTCCTTTTGCAAGTACTTTTGCTATATTTGCAGCAGGAAGAGCTTTTGAACAAATAAGAAACTCTATTTGTTATCCAAAATTAAATGTTAAAATTTGCGCAACGCATGCAGGACTCACAGTAGGAGAAGATGGAGCATCTCATCAAGCAATAGAAGACATAGCTTTAATGAGAAGTATACCAAATATGGTAGTTATAAGCCCTAGTGATGATGTTGAAACGGAAGCTGCTATAAAGGCTATTATAAAGTACCACGGACCTTGCTATGTAAGGCTTGGAAGATCAGGTGTTTGCACAGTAAATGATGATCCTGAGTACAAATTCGAATTGGGGAAAGCTGTAACGCTTAGAAAAGGACATGATGCAACTATAATAGCTACAGGTATTATGGTAGATGCTGCTTTGGAAGCTTATAACATATTGGCTGAGGAAGGAATAAAGGTTAGGGTGCTTAATATACACACTATTAAACCTATTGATGAAGAGGCAATTATTGTTGCAGCTCGCGAAACTGGATTAATTGTTACCGCTGAAGAACATAGCATTATAGGCGGACTTGGATCGGCAGTAGCTGAGGTTGTTACGACTAATCATCCAGTACCAGTTATGAGAGTTGGAGTTAAAGATACCTTTGGTGAGAGTGGTAAGCCAGAAGAACTTTTAAAAGCATATGGATTAACTACAGATGAAATAGTTAAAGCTCTCAAAAAGGGTCTTTCCTTAAAATAA
- the ftsE gene encoding cell division ATP-binding protein FtsE: MIQFKKVTKIYDNNVTALSNIDITIKKGEFIFIVGPSGAGKSTFVKILLKEVEPTTGSVIINDTDITKLPRKKVPYHRRKIGVVFQDFRLIESLNIYENVAFALRATECSAKDIKKKVPYVLDLVGLSKKYMAFPHEISGGERQRVSLARAIVNNPTLLIADEPTGNLDPETALGIMDILKDINKSGTTVVMATHAKNIVDSMKKRVIAIEKGVIVRDEQRGRYGYED, encoded by the coding sequence ATGATACAATTTAAAAAAGTAACTAAGATTTATGATAATAATGTAACGGCTTTGTCGAATATTGACATAACTATTAAAAAAGGGGAATTTATATTCATTGTAGGTCCTAGTGGAGCAGGAAAATCTACTTTTGTTAAGATACTTTTAAAAGAGGTAGAACCAACTACGGGAAGTGTTATTATAAATGATACGGATATAACAAAATTACCTAGAAAAAAGGTACCTTATCATAGAAGAAAAATTGGAGTGGTTTTCCAAGATTTTAGATTAATTGAGTCTTTAAATATTTATGAAAATGTGGCGTTTGCACTAAGGGCTACAGAATGTTCTGCAAAGGATATTAAGAAAAAAGTACCTTATGTTTTAGATTTAGTTGGATTATCAAAGAAATATATGGCTTTCCCTCATGAGATTTCAGGTGGAGAGAGACAAAGAGTTTCTCTTGCGAGAGCTATAGTAAATAATCCTACTTTGCTAATAGCAGATGAACCAACAGGAAACTTAGATCCTGAAACTGCATTAGGTATTATGGATATTTTAAAAGATATTAACAAGTCGGGTACCACAGTAGTTATGGCAACACATGCAAAAAATATAGTAGACTCTATGAAGAAGAGGGTAATAGCTATAGAAAAGGGTGTTATAGTTAGAGATGAGCAAAGGGGAAGATACGGTTATGAAGATTAG
- the ftsX gene encoding permease-like cell division protein FtsX → MKISTIKNFVMDALKSLKRNKTVSIASVATVAATLFILGVFLLIVFNVNAGIQELGAKLEVGIYLKDDITVADKSAVENALSKTPGVTDVRFEDKNDALAKVKKQFGKDSQALVKGFEGKGGNPFPTAYVVSVTKPEVINDVVKNATGLKGIEEIKDVRQYVDKIVKITNTLKIIGIALFAVLITVSLFLIGNTIKLTVYSRKKEIGIMKFVGATDWFIRWPFIIEGMILGLAGALISTGLLYYAYKMAFLKITNGLLGATLINPHMILSTTLWQFMLGGLVIGAIGSSISIRKFLVV, encoded by the coding sequence ATGAAGATTAGTACAATTAAAAATTTTGTTATGGATGCTTTAAAAAGCTTAAAAAGAAATAAAACCGTTAGTATAGCGTCAGTGGCTACGGTGGCTGCTACTCTATTTATTCTAGGGGTGTTTTTATTAATTGTTTTTAATGTTAACGCAGGAATTCAAGAACTAGGAGCTAAGTTAGAGGTGGGAATTTATCTTAAGGATGATATAACAGTAGCAGATAAATCAGCTGTTGAAAATGCTTTAAGCAAAACGCCGGGAGTAACAGATGTTAGATTTGAAGATAAGAACGATGCACTAGCAAAAGTAAAGAAACAATTTGGCAAAGATAGCCAAGCCTTAGTAAAAGGATTTGAAGGTAAAGGGGGAAATCCTTTTCCGACTGCATACGTTGTAAGTGTTACCAAACCTGAAGTAATAAATGATGTGGTTAAGAATGCTACAGGATTAAAAGGCATAGAGGAAATTAAAGATGTCAGACAATATGTTGATAAAATTGTAAAGATAACAAATACTCTTAAAATAATAGGAATTGCATTATTTGCAGTTTTAATAACTGTTTCTTTATTCTTAATAGGAAACACAATTAAACTTACAGTTTACTCTAGAAAAAAAGAAATAGGTATTATGAAATTTGTAGGTGCTACGGATTGGTTTATAAGATGGCCATTTATTATCGAAGGCATGATTTTAGGTTTAGCAGGAGCACTTATTTCTACTGGATTACTATATTATGCTTATAAAATGGCTTTCTTAAAGATTACTAATGGATTATTAGGAGCTACCCTTATAAACCCTCATATGATATTAAGTACTACTTTATGGCAATTTATGTTGGGTGGCTTAGTTATTGGAGCCATAGGAAGTTCTATATCGATAAGAAAATTCTTGGTTGTATAG
- a CDS encoding S41 family peptidase produces the protein MKCVIWIIVLVLITNTITLFVSTQISLGIPNGKVAIGREAYDQVLKFQKLFLVRNKLYEYYDGKISDDVLVEGAIKGMTDSLKDPYTTFMNKKEFSDFNSQTQGAYTGLGLQVGVKDDKIVVIAPFDGSPAKKAGLISGDVIEKVNSTEVSGKELEKAVTMMKGKANESVTLTINRKEKGSFDISMKRAKIDLITVKGEMLEGTVGYIQLTMFDENTAKNFEKKLSELQDKGMKSLIVDVRGNPGGLLDQVVDLTSNFVPKGKVIVSTIDKNKRKTEDKSKGGLALGMPLTVLTDEGSASASEIFAGAIRDYKVGTLVGEKTFGKGIVQRMFYRSVDGFDDGTALKITISKYYTPSGENIHHIGIKPEVPVVYPQALKEKPYDRTLDPQFKKALEIAKDKIK, from the coding sequence ATGAAGTGTGTTATATGGATTATAGTTTTAGTACTTATTACTAATACCATAACTTTATTTGTCTCCACTCAAATTTCATTAGGTATTCCAAATGGAAAAGTAGCTATTGGAAGAGAAGCTTATGACCAGGTATTAAAGTTTCAAAAACTATTTTTAGTCAGAAATAAATTGTATGAGTACTATGATGGCAAAATTAGTGATGATGTTTTAGTTGAAGGAGCTATAAAGGGCATGACTGATTCTCTAAAGGATCCTTATACAACTTTTATGAACAAGAAAGAGTTTTCAGATTTTAATTCTCAAACACAAGGAGCTTATACTGGCCTTGGATTACAAGTAGGAGTTAAAGACGATAAGATAGTTGTAATTGCACCCTTTGATGGATCACCAGCTAAAAAAGCAGGATTAATTTCTGGAGATGTTATAGAAAAGGTTAATTCAACAGAAGTCTCTGGAAAAGAACTAGAAAAAGCTGTTACAATGATGAAGGGCAAGGCAAATGAGTCAGTTACCTTAACTATTAATCGAAAAGAAAAAGGTAGTTTTGACATTAGTATGAAACGTGCTAAGATCGATTTGATAACAGTTAAAGGCGAAATGCTAGAAGGCACGGTTGGGTATATTCAGCTTACAATGTTTGATGAGAATACTGCTAAGAATTTTGAAAAGAAATTGTCAGAATTACAAGATAAGGGTATGAAGAGTCTAATAGTAGATGTAAGAGGAAATCCTGGCGGACTTTTAGATCAGGTTGTAGATTTAACATCTAACTTTGTACCTAAAGGAAAGGTTATTGTATCTACTATAGATAAGAATAAGAGAAAAACTGAAGATAAATCTAAGGGAGGCCTAGCATTAGGCATGCCATTAACAGTATTAACAGATGAAGGTTCAGCAAGTGCCTCAGAAATTTTTGCAGGTGCTATAAGGGACTACAAAGTTGGTACTTTAGTGGGAGAAAAAACCTTTGGTAAAGGCATAGTTCAAAGGATGTTTTACAGAAGCGTTGATGGTTTTGATGATGGTACAGCATTAAAAATTACTATATCAAAATATTATACTCCGAGTGGTGAGAATATACATCATATTGGAATAAAACCGGAAGTGCCAGTTGTGTATCCACAAGCACTTAAAGAGAAACCATATGATAGAACTTTGGATCCGCAGTTTAAAAAAGCTTTAGAGATAGCTAAAGATAAAATCAAATAA
- a CDS encoding PDZ domain-containing protein, with protein sequence MEIAIHTLRAVAFAIVDPSNSFILIIIAIIFYNKNKKTAAMQKMIMGESLDSPFELTISQIVIGIFAGAVASLLFTFSGLVFDENSNIYLLFMVSLFFMAVKPRYISFSYSGAVLGIMSLVFKYASSTLHMPQLNIINIDILTLMTLVGILHIIEGILVMIDGSRGAIPVFTNRDQKIIGGFALKRYWALPIALLILLSASSSELAVGQNFMMTDWKGLIKGDIVNRIVKNSVIASMALYGVIGYSSITFTKLKKRKALTSGALVLTYGIALTAVSQLPVSGSVFQIFILIFAAILHEAMLRLEKYMELTLKPKFMSSEEGIMVLEVAPKSPAFEMGIQSGDLIVQMNKSKIENEEELINIVKGKFNSINLKIKKPSGELKDTSYSSMAGDKRLGVVIVPRELPKDTAIVKVDNETFKDVMNKMRNKEKDKK encoded by the coding sequence ATGGAAATTGCAATACATACTTTAAGAGCAGTTGCGTTTGCAATTGTTGACCCTTCAAATTCGTTTATTTTAATAATAATTGCAATAATTTTTTATAATAAAAATAAGAAGACTGCAGCTATGCAGAAAATGATAATGGGAGAAAGTTTAGATTCACCTTTTGAACTAACTATATCTCAAATTGTAATAGGAATTTTTGCCGGTGCTGTGGCAAGTCTATTATTTACATTTTCAGGGTTAGTTTTTGATGAAAATTCAAATATTTATTTATTGTTTATGGTGTCGTTATTTTTTATGGCAGTTAAGCCTAGATATATTAGTTTTTCTTATTCTGGTGCAGTTCTGGGAATAATGAGCCTGGTGTTTAAATATGCATCCAGTACATTACATATGCCACAATTGAATATTATAAACATAGATATTCTGACCTTAATGACACTGGTTGGAATATTACATATTATAGAGGGAATCTTAGTCATGATAGATGGCTCAAGAGGAGCTATTCCTGTGTTTACTAATAGAGATCAAAAAATTATAGGTGGGTTCGCCTTAAAAAGATATTGGGCACTACCAATTGCTTTACTTATACTATTAAGTGCGTCTTCATCAGAATTAGCGGTTGGGCAGAACTTCATGATGACTGATTGGAAGGGTTTAATAAAAGGGGATATAGTCAATCGGATTGTAAAAAATTCGGTTATAGCATCTATGGCACTGTATGGAGTTATTGGATATAGCAGCATTACATTTACAAAGCTTAAGAAAAGGAAGGCGCTTACTTCGGGAGCATTAGTACTTACTTATGGTATAGCGCTAACAGCTGTATCACAATTACCAGTATCAGGGTCAGTCTTTCAAATATTTATTTTGATATTTGCAGCTATATTGCATGAGGCAATGCTACGACTAGAAAAGTACATGGAGCTCACTTTAAAACCAAAATTTATGAGTAGTGAAGAGGGAATTATGGTACTGGAAGTAGCGCCTAAGTCTCCTGCTTTTGAAATGGGGATTCAAAGTGGAGATTTAATAGTGCAGATGAACAAGAGTAAAATAGAGAATGAAGAAGAACTTATTAACATAGTTAAAGGGAAATTTAATTCAATAAATCTTAAAATTAAAAAACCTTCCGGAGAACTAAAAGATACTAGTTATAGCAGTATGGCTGGAGACAAAAGACTAGGAGTAGTTATTGTACCAAGGGAGTTACCAAAAGATACTGCTATAGTAAAGGTGGATAATGAAACCTTTAAAGATGTGATGAACAAAATGAGAAATAAAGAAAAGGATAAGAAATAG